A stretch of Pseudoclavibacter chungangensis DNA encodes these proteins:
- the gabT gene encoding 4-aminobutyrate--2-oxoglutarate transaminase, with the protein MSEFRLEQCRDVSAGFPGPRSKELQERRDAVVVKATASSLPVYAADVDGAIIRDVDGNQFIDVGAGIAVTTVGASHPKVVAAVQEAAKHFTHTAFGITPYEGYVAVAEKLVELTPGDHPKKAMLVNSGAEAVENAVKIARHATGRDAVVVFDHAFHGRTNLTMGLTAKSMPYKDGFGPFAPEVYRVAPSYPYRDPEGFTGADAAARAIAQIEAQVGGKNVAAILIEPIQGEGGFIVPADGFLPALQQYATDNGIVFIVDEVQAGMARTGEWFGSDHEGIVPDLVTIAKGVGAGMPLSAVVGRAEILDSVHIGGLGGTYAGNPVSCAASLAAIEVMAEEGLLDRAKALEATFFERLGALKDELGENGIIGELRGRGGMLAIEFVEPGTGATTKTPNAAAVKTITSAALAEGVVLLSCGTYGNVIRLLPPLVITDELFSEVLDVIERLVRAQG; encoded by the coding sequence ATGAGCGAGTTCCGCCTCGAACAGTGTCGCGACGTCTCGGCCGGCTTCCCCGGCCCCCGGTCGAAGGAGCTGCAGGAGCGACGCGACGCGGTGGTCGTGAAGGCGACGGCGTCGTCGCTTCCCGTCTACGCCGCGGACGTCGACGGCGCCATCATCCGCGACGTGGACGGCAACCAGTTCATCGACGTCGGGGCCGGAATCGCCGTCACGACCGTCGGTGCCTCGCACCCGAAGGTCGTCGCGGCCGTGCAGGAGGCCGCGAAGCACTTCACGCACACCGCGTTCGGCATCACGCCCTACGAGGGCTACGTCGCCGTCGCCGAGAAGCTCGTCGAGCTCACCCCGGGCGACCACCCCAAGAAGGCCATGCTCGTCAACTCGGGCGCCGAGGCCGTCGAGAACGCCGTGAAGATCGCCCGTCACGCGACGGGCCGCGACGCCGTCGTCGTGTTCGACCACGCGTTCCACGGCCGCACGAACCTCACCATGGGGCTCACCGCGAAGAGCATGCCCTACAAGGATGGCTTCGGCCCGTTCGCCCCCGAGGTGTACCGCGTCGCCCCGAGCTACCCCTACCGCGACCCCGAGGGCTTCACCGGCGCGGACGCCGCGGCGCGCGCGATCGCGCAGATCGAGGCGCAGGTCGGTGGCAAGAACGTGGCCGCGATCCTCATCGAGCCCATCCAGGGCGAGGGCGGCTTCATCGTCCCGGCCGACGGCTTCCTGCCCGCGCTGCAGCAGTACGCGACGGACAACGGCATCGTCTTCATCGTCGACGAGGTCCAGGCCGGTATGGCCCGCACGGGCGAGTGGTTCGGCTCGGACCACGAGGGCATCGTCCCCGACCTCGTGACGATCGCGAAGGGCGTCGGCGCGGGCATGCCGCTCTCGGCCGTCGTCGGTCGCGCCGAGATCCTCGACAGCGTGCACATCGGTGGACTCGGTGGCACCTACGCCGGTAACCCCGTGTCGTGCGCCGCATCGCTCGCCGCGATCGAGGTCATGGCGGAGGAGGGGCTCCTCGACCGCGCGAAGGCGCTCGAGGCGACGTTCTTCGAACGGCTCGGTGCCCTCAAGGACGAGCTCGGCGAGAACGGCATCATCGGTGAGCTGCGCGGCCGCGGCGGCATGCTCGCGATCGAGTTCGTCGAGCCCGGCACGGGCGCGACGACGAAGACCCCGAACGCCGCCGCCGTCAAGACGATCACCTCGGCCGCGCTCGCGGAGGGCGTCGTCCTCCTCTCGTGCGGCACGTACGGCAACGTCATCCGACTGCTGCCCCCGCTCGTCATCACTGACGAGCTGTTCTCGGAGGTGCTCGACGTCATCGAGCGCCTCGTGCGCGCGCAGGGCTAG
- a CDS encoding TetR/AcrR family transcriptional regulator encodes MATEPYRPVGRPTTRVLSPRRITDAAMRIVTQEGIGALTMTRLASSLRVTPAALYNHAASKRDILLWVQDRVMGSIDVAPLDEGPWFEGIVAWAVSYRETMSRYSSLIAPIAVMPIAGAPDTTRMYERVTLALERGGWPRRTIVPTIVAIESFVYGSAYDTRAPADIFDDAGDAPAFASAVAANAEAYGRTALADVAFEVGLEALVTGLARRAGVPLAHEPAPPGSRAVGRIAGVQVSSDTDDHDRVAG; translated from the coding sequence ATGGCGACGGAGCCGTACCGCCCCGTGGGACGCCCGACCACGCGGGTACTGAGCCCGCGCCGGATCACCGACGCGGCCATGCGGATCGTCACGCAGGAGGGCATCGGCGCGCTCACGATGACGCGCCTCGCGTCGAGCCTGCGCGTGACGCCCGCCGCGCTCTACAACCACGCCGCATCCAAGCGCGACATCCTGCTGTGGGTGCAGGACCGCGTCATGGGCAGCATCGACGTCGCGCCCCTCGACGAGGGCCCCTGGTTCGAGGGGATCGTCGCGTGGGCCGTGAGCTACCGCGAGACCATGAGCCGCTACTCGTCCCTCATCGCACCGATCGCCGTCATGCCGATCGCCGGTGCCCCCGACACGACGCGCATGTACGAGCGCGTGACGCTCGCGCTCGAACGCGGCGGCTGGCCGCGACGCACGATCGTCCCGACGATCGTCGCGATCGAGTCGTTCGTGTACGGCTCCGCGTACGACACGAGGGCACCCGCCGACATCTTCGACGACGCGGGCGACGCCCCGGCGTTCGCGAGCGCTGTGGCCGCGAACGCCGAGGCGTACGGGCGCACCGCGCTCGCGGACGTGGCGTTCGAGGTCGGGCTCGAGGCGCTCGTCACGGGGCTCGCTCGGCGCGCGGGCGTCCCGCTCGCGCACGAGCCCGCGCCCCCGGGGAGCCGGGCCGTCGGACGCATCGCCGGGGTGCAGGTCAGTTCGGACACCGACGACCACGATCGCGTCGCCGGCTGA
- a CDS encoding aminotransferase class V-fold PLP-dependent enzyme, translating into MPTPEPTDVRSLFPGTRDCAYLDAASVGIVSTRTAAAVAAVVDGHMRLVGAAKPGWLATIARTRGLLAELVGGRAEGIAFTQNTSTGLALVTGGLDWRDGDNVVVPAGEFPSNAYPWQVLRRWGVELREAPMRDGHADLDELATLVDRRTRVVSLSAVQYTSGHRYDLARVAEVCRRHEALVVVDGTQAVGAVRVDADAAGIDVLAVAAHKWILGPAGIGFVHVSPRALERLHPSVAGWRSVEDPFAFDHEPDFAADARRLESGTENAAGIAGLAEAVGLVLELGRERVERTVLERADELTGALESIGVRTRRDADPARRSGIVVATTGGDDAAVHARLLESGVRCALRGGLRFAPHVYNDTADITRAVELLTDARDASG; encoded by the coding sequence GTGCCGACACCGGAGCCCACCGACGTCCGTTCACTGTTCCCGGGGACGCGGGACTGTGCCTACCTCGATGCGGCGTCCGTGGGCATCGTGTCGACGCGCACCGCCGCGGCGGTCGCGGCGGTCGTCGACGGACACATGCGCCTCGTGGGCGCCGCGAAGCCCGGCTGGCTCGCGACGATCGCGCGCACTCGCGGACTGCTCGCCGAGCTCGTCGGGGGCCGTGCCGAGGGGATCGCGTTCACGCAGAACACGAGCACCGGCCTGGCACTCGTGACGGGGGGCCTCGACTGGCGTGACGGCGACAACGTCGTCGTCCCGGCGGGCGAGTTCCCGTCCAACGCGTATCCGTGGCAGGTATTGCGCCGGTGGGGCGTCGAGCTGCGTGAAGCACCGATGCGTGACGGCCACGCCGATCTCGACGAGCTCGCCACACTCGTCGATCGCCGGACCCGCGTCGTCTCGTTGAGCGCGGTGCAGTACACGTCGGGTCATCGCTACGATCTCGCCCGTGTGGCGGAGGTGTGTCGGCGACACGAGGCACTCGTCGTCGTGGACGGCACGCAAGCCGTGGGAGCCGTGCGAGTCGATGCCGATGCCGCCGGGATCGACGTGCTCGCGGTCGCCGCGCACAAGTGGATACTCGGTCCGGCAGGCATCGGGTTCGTCCACGTCTCGCCCCGCGCGCTCGAGCGGTTGCACCCCTCGGTCGCGGGCTGGCGCAGCGTGGAGGACCCCTTCGCGTTCGACCACGAACCGGACTTCGCGGCCGACGCGCGGCGCCTCGAATCCGGCACGGAGAATGCCGCGGGCATCGCCGGGCTCGCGGAGGCGGTCGGCCTCGTGCTCGAACTCGGGCGCGAGCGTGTCGAGCGAACGGTGCTCGAGCGGGCGGACGAACTCACGGGCGCGCTCGAGTCGATCGGTGTGCGAACCCGCCGCGATGCCGATCCCGCTCGACGTTCGGGCATCGTCGTCGCGACGACCGGCGGCGACGACGCGGCGGTGCACGCACGGCTGCTCGAGTCGGGTGTGCGTTGTGCGCTGCGCGGTGGCCTGCGATTCGCGCCGCACGTCTACAACGACACCGCCGACATCACGCGCGCCGTGGAGCTGCTCACGGACGCGCGGGACGCATCCGGCTAG
- a CDS encoding PucR family transcriptional regulator: MTATVSTLLAVRGLGLRLASGSGDALHRPLQWGTSTELQDPHPFLTGDEIVLTTGMRLRSARACRAFVASVVDVGSAAIGFGTGFTHERVPDAIVAAAADAGIPVIEVPYATPFAAITRYIGEARSQEQFAELETLHRQHQQLVSTLLGDAGLPGLVERLAALTRAHVAVTRFGEVLGGTLDVDDDRVTGWDAMPVSVSASTQATLHVSRPRRNEALLGYARSLIGLQLSQEGRRMRDARDAAGQVLTDLIRGRFEVDEVELRLGSLGLAPGGRTRLLVVESRGARASELPRLPLPSRLGQAPSAMVEDRLVVLLPARDPARPAAEAIVALARAAGLAVRVGIGDAYPVSASLRWSYFEALDGLQHPDTEVAEASRLSISALLLASRDVPVRELADEALAPLERHDTEHGSALVATLDSYLQTSGAITEVAAALGTHRNTIRYRLDQIAALTGLDPRVTGDVVQLWLARAARRVTSG, from the coding sequence ATGACGGCCACCGTTTCGACCCTCCTCGCCGTCCGCGGACTCGGCCTCCGGCTCGCGAGCGGCTCGGGCGACGCGCTCCACCGGCCGCTCCAGTGGGGCACGTCGACCGAGTTGCAGGATCCCCACCCGTTCCTCACGGGTGACGAGATCGTGCTCACGACGGGCATGCGGCTGCGCTCCGCGCGCGCGTGCCGCGCGTTCGTCGCGTCGGTCGTCGACGTCGGCTCAGCCGCGATCGGCTTCGGCACGGGTTTCACGCACGAGCGGGTTCCGGACGCGATCGTCGCGGCCGCCGCGGACGCGGGGATCCCCGTCATCGAGGTCCCCTACGCCACGCCGTTCGCGGCGATCACGCGCTACATCGGCGAGGCCCGGTCGCAGGAGCAGTTCGCCGAGCTCGAGACCCTGCACCGCCAGCACCAGCAGCTCGTGTCGACCCTGCTCGGCGACGCCGGACTCCCGGGCCTCGTCGAGCGACTCGCGGCGCTCACGCGCGCACACGTCGCGGTGACGCGGTTCGGCGAGGTGCTCGGCGGCACCCTCGATGTCGACGACGACCGCGTCACCGGGTGGGACGCGATGCCCGTGTCGGTGAGCGCCTCGACCCAGGCGACCCTCCACGTGTCCCGCCCGCGGCGCAACGAGGCACTCCTCGGCTACGCCCGCTCGCTCATCGGCCTCCAGCTCAGCCAGGAGGGCCGACGCATGCGCGATGCACGCGACGCGGCCGGCCAGGTGCTCACCGACCTCATCCGCGGACGGTTCGAGGTCGACGAGGTCGAGCTCCGGCTCGGCTCGCTCGGCCTCGCGCCGGGCGGACGCACGCGACTGCTCGTGGTCGAGTCGCGCGGAGCGCGCGCGAGCGAACTCCCGCGGCTCCCGCTCCCGTCGAGGCTCGGCCAGGCACCGTCGGCGATGGTCGAGGACCGCCTCGTCGTGCTCCTGCCCGCCCGCGATCCCGCGCGCCCGGCCGCGGAGGCGATCGTCGCGCTCGCGCGCGCGGCCGGTCTCGCCGTTCGGGTGGGGATCGGCGACGCGTACCCCGTCTCGGCGAGCCTGCGCTGGAGCTACTTCGAGGCCCTCGACGGCCTGCAGCACCCCGACACGGAGGTCGCCGAGGCGTCGCGCCTGTCGATCTCGGCGCTCCTGCTCGCGAGCCGCGACGTGCCCGTGCGGGAACTCGCGGACGAGGCCCTCGCGCCGCTCGAACGCCACGACACGGAGCACGGTTCGGCGCTCGTCGCGACGCTCGACTCGTACCTGCAGACCTCCGGCGCGATCACCGAGGTCGCCGCGGCGCTCGGTACGCACCGCAACACGATCCGGTACCGGCTCGATCAGATCGCGGCGCTCACGGGCCTCGACCCGCGCGTGACGGGCGATGTCGTCCAGCTCTGGCTCGCGCGGGCCGCGCGTCGCGTCACCTCGGGCTGA
- a CDS encoding APC family permease — MTASTPEPAAPTTHGAGGLSSKGLSAGKVGAFAGAVIGVSCIAPAYTLTSGIGPTVSEVGVQTPAILLVGFIPMLLVVFGYRELNSAMPDSGTTFTWATRAFGPWIGWMGGWGLVTATILVLSNLAAVAVDFLFILLAQVFGDPTLADLTRELWINIPITALFVAVAAWISYRGVEATKIVQYVLVAFQVLALGWFVVAGIVQINTGNAFDYTPVEPSWFNPFAVGDLSLVVAGLSLSIFMFWGWDTVITMNEEAKDPNKTPGRAAMLTILAIVIIYIVITVVVIAYAGVSVDGELSVGNPANQESIFAVLSSPIMGPFAVLMSIAILSSSAASLQSTMVSPSRTLLAMGHYGALPPSFGRISPRFKSPAVATVWSAGAAIGFYVVMRILSENALWDTITALGLMVCFYYGVTGLACVWFFRKQLFESTRAIFFRLVFPLLGGLILLALFVKTAIDSWSPSYGSGSAIFATSYDAEGVAQDGIGLVFVLGIGVLLLGVVIMIVQAVRNPAFFRGQTLTVGDSTEKPIEVLED; from the coding sequence ATGACCGCATCCACGCCAGAGCCGGCCGCGCCCACCACGCACGGTGCCGGCGGGCTCAGCTCGAAGGGCCTGAGCGCCGGGAAGGTGGGGGCGTTCGCGGGCGCCGTCATCGGCGTCTCGTGCATCGCACCCGCCTACACGCTCACGTCGGGCATCGGCCCGACCGTGTCGGAGGTGGGCGTGCAGACGCCCGCGATCCTCCTCGTCGGGTTCATCCCGATGCTCCTCGTCGTGTTCGGGTACCGCGAACTGAACTCGGCGATGCCCGACTCCGGTACGACCTTCACGTGGGCGACGCGCGCGTTCGGGCCGTGGATCGGCTGGATGGGCGGCTGGGGGCTCGTGACCGCGACGATCCTCGTGCTCTCGAACCTCGCGGCCGTCGCGGTCGACTTCCTGTTCATCCTGCTCGCGCAGGTGTTCGGCGACCCGACGCTCGCCGACCTCACGCGTGAGCTGTGGATCAACATCCCGATCACGGCGCTGTTCGTCGCCGTCGCCGCGTGGATCTCGTACCGCGGTGTCGAGGCGACGAAGATCGTGCAGTACGTGCTCGTCGCGTTCCAGGTGCTCGCGCTCGGCTGGTTCGTCGTGGCCGGCATCGTGCAGATCAACACCGGCAACGCGTTCGACTACACGCCCGTCGAGCCGTCGTGGTTCAACCCGTTCGCGGTCGGTGACCTGTCGCTCGTCGTCGCGGGGCTCAGCCTCTCGATCTTCATGTTCTGGGGCTGGGACACGGTCATCACGATGAACGAGGAGGCGAAGGACCCGAACAAGACACCCGGCCGCGCGGCGATGCTCACGATCCTCGCGATCGTCATCATCTACATCGTCATCACGGTCGTCGTCATCGCGTACGCGGGCGTGAGCGTCGACGGGGAACTGTCGGTCGGCAACCCCGCCAACCAGGAGAGCATCTTCGCCGTGCTGTCGTCGCCGATCATGGGGCCGTTCGCGGTGCTCATGTCGATCGCGATCCTCTCGAGCTCGGCCGCCTCGCTGCAGTCCACGATGGTGTCGCCGTCGCGCACGCTGCTCGCGATGGGGCACTACGGTGCGCTGCCGCCGAGCTTCGGGCGCATCAGCCCCCGCTTCAAGTCGCCCGCCGTCGCGACCGTGTGGTCGGCGGGCGCGGCGATCGGGTTCTACGTCGTCATGCGCATCCTCTCGGAGAACGCGCTGTGGGACACGATCACGGCGCTCGGGCTCATGGTGTGCTTCTACTACGGCGTGACGGGGCTCGCGTGCGTGTGGTTCTTCCGCAAGCAGCTGTTCGAGTCGACGCGCGCGATCTTCTTCCGCCTCGTGTTCCCGCTCCTCGGTGGTCTCATCCTGCTCGCGCTCTTCGTCAAGACGGCCATCGACTCGTGGAGCCCGAGCTACGGATCGGGGTCGGCGATCTTCGCGACGAGCTACGACGCGGAGGGCGTCGCGCAGGACGGCATCGGGCTCGTGTTCGTGCTCGGGATCGGCGTGCTGTTGCTCGGTGTCGTCATCATGATCGTGCAGGCCGTGCGCAACCCCGCGTTCTTCCGTGGCCAGACGCTCACGGTGGGCGACTCGACCGAGAAGCCGATCGAGGTGCTCGAGGACTGA
- a CDS encoding universal stress protein, translated as MPESAAGAATASGSGRPERIVVGYIADKRGHDAVALAAFLAEGTSTEIIITMVTPEPTAYGAYPRNPASDPIVLEQLEAWGEEARALVPAGIDVVVEQRFAESEAHGLMEAAEEHGANRIVIGAQASAILRRFTIGTVANTLLHASTVPVALAPAGFAEAGPVRRITCIYGTRPGAAELIGRSIERAIVRDVPVRLLSLVQVDRAAPSEVREVTQSVRDFAGERLATASKDLLASGRATIEVIEGESFEDAIEGIDWREGDLALIGSSRLANGPRIFVGNRALRILRRLPVPVVVIPRDIDPDTGVVRTLEA; from the coding sequence ATGCCTGAGTCGGCGGCGGGCGCCGCGACGGCGTCCGGGTCGGGGCGGCCCGAGCGCATCGTCGTCGGCTACATCGCCGACAAGCGTGGCCACGACGCCGTCGCGCTCGCCGCGTTCCTCGCCGAGGGCACGTCGACCGAGATCATCATCACGATGGTCACGCCCGAGCCGACCGCCTACGGGGCCTACCCGCGCAATCCTGCGAGCGACCCGATCGTGCTCGAGCAGCTCGAGGCGTGGGGCGAGGAGGCGCGGGCGCTCGTTCCCGCCGGCATCGACGTCGTCGTGGAGCAGCGCTTCGCGGAGTCGGAGGCGCACGGCCTCATGGAGGCCGCGGAGGAGCACGGCGCGAACCGCATCGTGATCGGTGCCCAGGCGAGTGCGATCCTGCGTCGCTTCACGATCGGTACCGTCGCGAACACGCTCCTGCACGCCTCCACCGTGCCGGTGGCACTCGCGCCAGCCGGTTTCGCCGAGGCCGGGCCCGTCCGTCGGATCACGTGCATCTACGGCACGCGGCCCGGTGCCGCCGAGCTCATCGGTCGCTCCATCGAGCGGGCGATCGTGCGTGACGTGCCCGTCCGGCTCCTCTCGCTCGTGCAGGTCGATCGCGCCGCGCCGTCCGAGGTGCGCGAGGTCACGCAATCGGTGCGCGACTTCGCGGGCGAACGACTCGCGACGGCGTCGAAGGACCTGCTCGCCTCGGGGCGCGCGACGATCGAGGTCATCGAGGGCGAGTCCTTCGAGGACGCGATCGAGGGCATCGACTGGCGGGAGGGCGACCTCGCGCTCATCGGCTCGAGCCGCCTCGCGAACGGTCCGCGCATCTTCGTCGGCAACAGGGCGCTGCGCATCCTGCGGCGCCTGCCCGTGCCGGTCGTCGTCATCCCACGCGACATCGACCCCGACACGGGCGTGGTCCGCACGCTCGAGGCCTGA
- a CDS encoding fumarylacetoacetate hydrolase family protein, producing MKIARFEHQGQLTFGILDEETREFVKLAGDPLYLGFETLEERVAVDDVQLLAPVIPRSKVVAFGRNYAEHAREFGNEVPDEPLMFLKPNTSVIGPGHPITLPVQSEQVEHEVELAVVIGSIARNVPREDAAQVIFGYTVSNDVTARDLQRRDGQWSRAKGFDSFCPVGPWIETEFTPTSGAVTCRVNGELRQSGDLNQLERSIGTLVEYASSVFTLLPGDLLLTGTPAGVGPLRAGDVVTCEIEGIGVLENPVVER from the coding sequence ATGAAGATCGCGCGCTTCGAGCACCAGGGCCAGTTGACGTTCGGCATCCTCGACGAGGAGACGCGCGAGTTCGTGAAGCTCGCGGGCGATCCGCTCTACCTCGGCTTCGAGACGCTCGAGGAGCGCGTCGCGGTCGACGACGTGCAATTGCTCGCGCCCGTCATCCCGCGCTCGAAGGTCGTCGCGTTCGGCCGCAACTATGCGGAGCACGCGCGCGAGTTCGGCAACGAGGTGCCGGACGAGCCGCTCATGTTCCTCAAGCCGAACACCTCGGTCATCGGGCCCGGCCACCCCATCACGCTGCCCGTGCAATCGGAGCAGGTCGAGCACGAGGTCGAGCTCGCGGTCGTCATCGGCAGCATCGCCCGCAACGTGCCGCGTGAGGACGCTGCGCAGGTGATCTTCGGCTACACCGTCTCGAACGACGTGACGGCGCGCGATCTGCAGCGCCGGGACGGGCAGTGGTCACGTGCGAAGGGCTTCGACTCGTTCTGCCCCGTCGGCCCGTGGATCGAGACGGAGTTCACGCCGACGTCCGGTGCCGTGACCTGCCGCGTGAACGGCGAGCTGCGCCAATCGGGCGATCTCAACCAGCTCGAGCGCTCGATCGGCACGCTCGTCGAGTACGCGTCGAGCGTGTTCACGCTCCTGCCCGGCGACCTGCTGCTCACGGGCACACCCGCCGGCGTCGGCCCGCTGCGTGCGGGAGATGTCGTGACGTGCGAGATCGAGGGCATCGGCGTGCTGGAGAACCCCGTCGTCGAGCGATGA
- a CDS encoding flavin monoamine oxidase family protein, which yields MQTIDRDVVIIGAGPSGLNAARRLVAAGKSVAVLEARDRVGGRTWSDTIDGAFIEIGGQWISPDQTALKALVAELGKETFQRYREGASVYIDQAGERHVYSGDDEFPVSAETSAAMDTMIAELDKLAAEIGPTEPWAHPRAAELDTISFHDWLHSIADDDEAVNNIALYIAGGMLTKPAYAFSALQAILMAASAGSFSNLIDEDFILDERVVGGMQSVSVQVAEELGDDVVFLNNPVRFLEWSDNGPGAAADVTARTDSMVANAKHAIVAVPPNLYSRISYEPPLPRMQHVVHQHISMGLVIKVHAVYGTPFWREDGLSASCFGASRIIQEVYDNTNHGDTRGTLVGFISDEKAERIWAMSEEDRREAILSELAAYLGEKARDVQVLYLSDWGNEEWTRGAYATSYDLGGLHRWGALQNEPVGPIFFASSDIAAEGYQHVDGAVRIGQATAQRILDA from the coding sequence ATGCAGACCATCGATCGCGACGTCGTCATCATCGGAGCCGGCCCGTCCGGGCTCAACGCCGCACGTCGCCTCGTGGCGGCCGGGAAGTCGGTCGCCGTCCTCGAAGCCCGTGACCGCGTCGGCGGCCGCACCTGGTCGGACACGATCGACGGGGCGTTCATCGAGATCGGCGGGCAGTGGATCTCGCCCGACCAGACCGCGCTCAAGGCCCTCGTCGCCGAGCTCGGCAAGGAGACGTTCCAGCGCTACCGCGAGGGTGCCTCGGTCTACATCGACCAGGCCGGCGAGCGGCACGTCTACTCGGGCGACGACGAGTTCCCCGTCTCGGCCGAGACGAGCGCCGCGATGGACACGATGATCGCCGAGCTCGACAAGCTCGCCGCCGAGATCGGCCCCACCGAGCCGTGGGCGCACCCGCGCGCCGCCGAGCTCGACACGATCTCGTTCCACGACTGGCTGCACTCGATCGCCGACGACGACGAGGCCGTGAACAACATCGCCCTCTACATCGCGGGTGGCATGCTCACGAAGCCCGCCTACGCGTTCTCGGCGCTCCAGGCGATCCTCATGGCCGCCTCGGCCGGCTCGTTCTCGAACCTCATCGACGAGGACTTCATCCTCGACGAGCGCGTCGTCGGCGGCATGCAGTCCGTGTCGGTCCAGGTGGCCGAGGAGCTCGGTGACGACGTCGTCTTCCTGAACAACCCCGTGCGCTTCCTCGAGTGGAGCGACAACGGCCCCGGTGCCGCGGCCGACGTGACCGCCCGCACGGACTCGATGGTCGCGAACGCGAAGCACGCGATCGTCGCCGTGCCGCCGAACCTCTACTCGCGCATCTCCTACGAGCCGCCGCTGCCCCGCATGCAGCACGTCGTGCACCAGCACATCTCGATGGGCCTCGTCATCAAGGTGCACGCCGTCTACGGGACGCCGTTCTGGCGGGAGGACGGGCTGTCGGCGTCCTGCTTCGGCGCGAGCCGCATCATCCAGGAGGTCTACGACAACACGAACCACGGCGACACCCGCGGGACGCTCGTCGGCTTCATCTCGGACGAGAAGGCCGAGCGCATCTGGGCGATGTCGGAGGAGGACCGCCGCGAGGCGATCCTCTCGGAGCTCGCGGCCTACCTCGGCGAGAAGGCGCGCGACGTGCAGGTGCTCTACCTGAGCGACTGGGGCAACGAGGAGTGGACGCGCGGCGCGTACGCCACGAGCTACGACCTCGGTGGCCTGCACCGCTGGGGTGCCCTGCAGAACGAGCCCGTCGGCCCGATCTTCTTCGCCTCGTCGGACATCGCGGCCGAGGGCTACCAGCACGTGGACGGTGCGGTGCGCATCGGTCAGGCGACGGCCCAGCGGATCCTCGATGCCTGA